One Niabella beijingensis DNA window includes the following coding sequences:
- a CDS encoding alpha/beta fold hydrolase: MKQLFDKRHLFNTILLITIFMLTASSSNAQQPAPADSGYAPLKDFKVYYKVYGQGQPLVLLHGAFMTIDLNWGQLIPELSKTRKVIAIELQGHGHTPYSDRKLSHATLAGDVAGVMDYLHIDSADVAGYSFGGAVAYQFAIQNPERVKKLVIISATYKSEGWLPQINAAFKQMKPELFANSPMKAAYDAVAPDTTKWIPFLQQMIASAGQPFNLGDANIAKITAPVLIISGDNDGLDKLELIKTYQLLGGNVVLDFGVTPKSQLAIVPGQGHMGLMEQTTTLLNYFNGFLK, translated from the coding sequence ATGAAACAGTTATTCGACAAGCGTCATCTTTTCAATACAATACTTTTAATTACCATCTTTATGCTTACCGCATCTTCTTCTAACGCGCAGCAACCCGCTCCTGCGGACAGTGGTTATGCCCCCCTCAAGGATTTCAAAGTTTATTACAAGGTTTATGGCCAGGGCCAGCCCCTGGTATTACTACATGGTGCTTTTATGACCATCGATCTCAACTGGGGCCAGCTGATCCCCGAGCTGTCAAAGACCCGCAAGGTTATTGCCATTGAACTGCAGGGGCACGGGCACACGCCGTACTCCGACCGGAAATTATCGCACGCCACCCTGGCAGGTGATGTAGCCGGCGTAATGGATTATCTCCATATCGACAGTGCAGATGTGGCCGGTTACAGCTTTGGCGGGGCTGTGGCCTATCAGTTTGCCATACAAAACCCTGAGCGCGTAAAAAAACTGGTGATCATTTCTGCCACTTATAAAAGTGAGGGCTGGCTGCCCCAGATAAACGCGGCCTTTAAACAAATGAAGCCGGAGCTGTTTGCCAACTCGCCCATGAAAGCCGCGTACGATGCCGTGGCACCGGATACCACAAAATGGATCCCCTTCCTGCAACAGATGATCGCTTCTGCCGGGCAGCCCTTTAACCTGGGCGATGCTAATATTGCAAAAATTACAGCACCCGTGCTCATCATCTCCGGCGATAATGATGGCCTGGATAAACTGGAGCTGATAAAGACCTACCAGCTGCTGGGCGGTAACGTAGTGCTCGATTTTGGAGTAACACCAAAATCGCAACTGGCCATTGTACCGGGACAGGGGCATATGGGTCTTATGGAGCAAACAACCACCCTTTTAAACTACTTCAACGGTTTTTTAAAATAA
- a CDS encoding pyridoxal phosphate-dependent aminotransferase, which translates to MAPFKTFALPVSIAQAVDTAAGNPIRLSSNENPYGPCPLARKAMAEGINSSNRYNWGTAEQLMAALAKKEGVTEDNILIGAGSTVILDLIVQWLAFKKGNFIVGHPSYINWTKRAEKLGLKKIAVPVTPGKELSLAAMLSAIDADTRMIYVCNPNNPTGTFCEHKALIDFIKAATEKAMVVVDEAYIDFTDQPSVSHLIADNKNLVVVKTFSKIYGLAGARTGYAIAHKDTINQIAELQTWANGDVSVVSRAAALASLADVDFVKQCHAKNTAARNYTMEQLTRLGMRCIPSVTNFIYFSLADYKKDFFDVLKSNNIEGTFIYEEEGQWTRITVGTMDEMRQLIKVLQ; encoded by the coding sequence ATGGCCCCTTTTAAAACCTTTGCATTGCCGGTCTCCATTGCTCAGGCAGTTGATACGGCAGCCGGCAACCCCATCCGCTTAAGCTCTAATGAAAATCCTTACGGACCCTGCCCGCTGGCGCGGAAAGCAATGGCAGAGGGCATTAACAGCAGCAACCGGTATAACTGGGGTACAGCGGAGCAGCTAATGGCAGCACTGGCCAAAAAAGAGGGCGTAACAGAAGATAATATTTTGATAGGCGCAGGATCCACGGTGATCCTGGACCTGATCGTTCAGTGGCTTGCTTTTAAAAAAGGGAATTTTATTGTAGGGCATCCTTCGTATATCAACTGGACAAAAAGAGCAGAAAAGCTGGGACTAAAAAAGATTGCCGTTCCGGTAACGCCCGGAAAAGAACTTTCCCTGGCAGCTATGCTGTCGGCAATTGATGCGGATACCCGCATGATTTACGTATGCAATCCCAACAACCCTACCGGAACCTTTTGCGAACACAAGGCGCTTATCGATTTTATTAAAGCTGCAACAGAAAAGGCAATGGTGGTGGTGGATGAGGCGTACATTGATTTTACAGATCAGCCTTCGGTAAGTCATCTTATTGCGGATAACAAAAACCTGGTGGTGGTAAAAACCTTTTCCAAGATATATGGCCTGGCAGGTGCAAGAACGGGCTATGCGATTGCCCATAAGGATACCATTAACCAGATTGCTGAGCTGCAAACATGGGCGAACGGAGATGTAAGTGTGGTTTCAAGAGCGGCGGCGCTGGCCTCTCTGGCCGACGTTGATTTTGTAAAACAATGCCATGCCAAAAATACAGCAGCGAGAAATTATACCATGGAACAGCTGACCCGGCTGGGCATGCGTTGTATTCCTTCTGTTACAAACTTTATTTATTTTTCCCTGGCGGACTATAAAAAGGATTTTTTTGATGTGCTTAAGAGCAATAATATAGAAGGCACGTTTATTTATGAAGAGGAGGGTCAATGGACGCGGATTACAGTGGGCACTATGGATGAAATGCGGCAGCTGATAAAGGTGCTTCAATAA
- a CDS encoding RNA polymerase sigma-70 factor, translating to MDDRIKDWLEQAAANDCHEAFEKLYLHFAPGMQVFAVSLAGDKEVALDLVQDLFVNLWTNRKNLAAIGHPANYLYRALKNNAVHYLKSRKRLAPLATEENERISFSAENPETGIMAKETTLLLEATINALPYKCRLVFRLIKEDGLRYKDVAHLLDISVKTVEAHMRLAYSRIVECLEAALPQQIERYKPGKRSGM from the coding sequence ATGGATGACAGGATAAAGGACTGGCTGGAACAGGCTGCCGCAAATGATTGCCATGAAGCTTTCGAAAAACTATACCTTCATTTTGCCCCAGGGATGCAGGTGTTTGCCGTATCCCTCGCAGGCGATAAGGAAGTGGCGCTGGACCTGGTGCAGGATCTTTTTGTAAACCTGTGGACGAACCGCAAAAACCTGGCAGCCATTGGCCATCCTGCCAACTACCTTTACCGCGCATTAAAGAACAATGCAGTCCATTATCTTAAATCGCGTAAGCGCCTGGCACCGCTGGCAACTGAAGAAAACGAACGCATTTCCTTTAGCGCTGAAAATCCGGAAACAGGTATTATGGCCAAAGAGACAACGCTGTTGCTGGAAGCAACCATTAATGCGCTGCCGTATAAATGCCGCCTGGTTTTCCGGCTGATAAAGGAAGACGGCCTCCGCTATAAGGATGTGGCACACTTGCTGGATATTTCGGTTAAAACCGTGGAAGCGCATATGCGGCTGGCTTACAGCAGGATTGTGGAATGCCTGGAGGCGGCGCTGCCGCAACAGATAGAGCGCTACAAACCGGGAAAACGTTCGGGTATGTAA
- a CDS encoding FecR family protein, whose translation MERTRFIELVRKKESGEITLLEQKELNEALAANESYAAILRSLKVLSGADPLFNREATATNQAALKKLRERIRQTGQQGRTFPISARWVAAAAVIIVLATGGLLYHFTGRPHQQEASNVVATEKGSRTNLILPDGSKVWVNADTRLTYDHSFGVETRSVYLTGEAYFEVAKDKAHPFIVHTQLMDVKAVGTAFNVRSYKDETNAQATLMEGVVEVAFKQKETGKILLKPMEKVIVRSPAATAADRDVPEIAVVKVNYDSAEAAAPETRWLKNRLVFGQERLETIIKTLERHYGCTIRVQDTGLLNRRLSGIFQDESLTEVLETFRLAAGIKYTIDKNNVLLYK comes from the coding sequence ATGGAACGGACCCGGTTTATTGAATTGGTAAGAAAAAAGGAAAGCGGCGAGATAACGCTGCTGGAACAAAAGGAGCTGAATGAGGCCCTCGCAGCAAATGAATCTTATGCGGCCATCCTGCGGTCGCTGAAAGTGCTTTCCGGCGCGGATCCGTTGTTTAACCGGGAGGCAACGGCCACAAATCAAGCAGCATTAAAAAAACTGCGGGAACGGATCCGCCAGACCGGACAGCAGGGCCGGACCTTCCCGATCTCCGCGCGGTGGGTGGCTGCCGCGGCCGTGATCATTGTGCTTGCCACAGGGGGATTGCTGTACCATTTTACAGGCCGTCCGCATCAACAGGAGGCCTCCAATGTGGTGGCAACGGAAAAGGGCTCCCGCACCAACCTCATCCTGCCGGACGGCAGCAAAGTATGGGTAAATGCCGATACCCGGCTTACGTATGATCATAGCTTTGGTGTGGAAACAAGATCCGTGTATCTGACAGGTGAAGCCTATTTTGAAGTGGCGAAAGATAAAGCACACCCTTTTATTGTGCATACGCAATTGATGGATGTAAAGGCTGTTGGAACGGCTTTTAACGTACGTTCTTACAAGGATGAAACCAATGCCCAGGCCACCCTGATGGAAGGGGTGGTGGAAGTGGCGTTCAAACAAAAGGAAACGGGGAAGATCCTGCTGAAGCCGATGGAAAAAGTGATCGTGCGGAGCCCGGCCGCCACCGCTGCTGACAGGGACGTTCCGGAGATCGCGGTGGTAAAAGTAAATTATGATTCAGCGGAAGCCGCAGCGCCTGAAACCCGCTGGCTGAAGAACCGGCTGGTATTTGGCCAGGAGCGGCTGGAGACGATCATAAAAACGCTGGAGCGGCATTATGGCTGTACCATCCGCGTGCAGGATACCGGGTTGCTGAACCGCAGGCTCAGCGGTATCTTTCAGGATGAAAGTCTTACCGAAGTATTGGAAACCTTCCGTCTTGCTGCCGGTATAAAATATACGATCGATAAAAATAACGTGTTGCTTTATAAATAA
- a CDS encoding SusC/RagA family TonB-linked outer membrane protein — MKIKDCPAMRDGVQLIIKYLLIMKLVVFIVLLTSSQAIAIDTFAQERISLKQNNIAITAVLQGIEEKYDYRFVYSDSVALSKQRIDVYAKNATIDEVMQQLLLTTAFSYKKMNKGLIVIIGNEPERAAVPVKATVVDEAGTPLPDVNIVEKGTTNGTVTKDDGSFLINVKDEQAILVISAVGYATKEVPSSQLTATIVLERAEGKMDEVIVVGYGTQKKVNLTGAVSTISGQELVKRPAANSSLLLQGKVPGLQVVQNSAQPGLENPSIQIHGVGTFSAAGNNPLVLIDGIPGSLTNINPNAIETISVLKDAASAAIYGVQAANGVILVTTKAGTKGRLNVDYSYNWGLQKPLGVPKLIWNSVEFMELSNEGINRTGQNLSKLYSQAQIDAYRNGNGSAQYPNTDWTELMFKNAPIQQHYLSVNGGEGRTTYNFGLGYLDQDGILIKTGYKRYNAQFNFRTQMSKVISFGSNISFMQGNRMDPFSNTENLVLSIYAQHPLWSPYLPDGSGRVTSKAYDFETTNQNAYAVMQTSKDYNKAYSVMANSYIDVNIAKGLKAQVKGGVTYNTDKQTRQNIPLPTFLFQPDVSGVYAPQQNYLGTYITLTKTQQEDIHYTFYSTLTYDRVFNDVHHFTALGGYSQENFNYEQLAGFRRDFPSENLPALNAGGTDAQTTNGYGYEWALKSFFGRLNYAFDSRYLLEVSLREDGSSRFREGKRWGAFPSMSAGWRISQENFMKGISWLSNLKIRGSWGRLGNQNIGNYPYQNLLDNGIYIYDKVATGVLNANLADSNITWETTTAAGIGLDFSLFNSKLSGTFDYFSKQTKNILRIAQVPAFVGMGAPTINSGAMENKGFEFSLDYKDRFGDVDFFAGANYYTYKNRVTKLGAEEIQNNKLRREGLPWNSWYMWQWTGVFQNQAQIDAAPKQQYTPKPGDLIFADLSGPDGVPDNKVDAYDRVVIPGQYPKFNYGFNLGAAYKGFDLTLFFQGVAGIKVYTDQWGYGAFRQWSPPPTFWRDRWTPDNPTNELPGMYVDQYMPITAASSFWLQDASYLRLKNLVLGYNFSSRLLQKLKAQQLRVYFSGENLLTFSDFEGDPERVITDNTSGRFAIYPQASVYTFGIKVTF, encoded by the coding sequence ATGAAAATTAAAGATTGCCCTGCCATGCGGGATGGGGTGCAATTAATTATCAAATACCTGTTGATAATGAAGCTTGTCGTCTTTATCGTCCTGCTGACTTCCAGTCAGGCGATCGCCATCGATACTTTTGCCCAGGAAAGGATCAGTTTAAAACAAAACAACATTGCCATTACTGCTGTTTTACAGGGAATCGAAGAAAAATATGATTACCGTTTTGTTTACAGCGACAGTGTGGCACTGAGTAAGCAGCGGATTGATGTGTATGCAAAAAATGCTACCATCGATGAGGTGATGCAGCAGCTGCTGCTGACCACCGCCTTCTCGTATAAAAAAATGAACAAGGGGCTGATCGTGATCATCGGCAATGAGCCGGAACGGGCCGCCGTGCCCGTAAAGGCAACCGTGGTGGACGAAGCCGGTACGCCCCTGCCGGATGTTAATATTGTTGAAAAAGGTACCACCAACGGCACGGTTACCAAAGATGATGGCAGTTTTCTCATCAATGTAAAAGATGAGCAGGCCATACTGGTAATCTCTGCGGTGGGCTATGCCACAAAAGAAGTACCGTCCAGTCAGCTGACGGCTACCATTGTGCTGGAACGCGCCGAGGGCAAGATGGATGAAGTGATCGTAGTGGGTTATGGCACACAAAAAAAGGTAAACCTTACAGGTGCAGTGTCCACGATCTCCGGTCAGGAGCTGGTAAAACGTCCGGCGGCCAACAGCTCCCTGCTGTTACAAGGGAAAGTGCCGGGCTTGCAGGTGGTGCAGAACTCGGCGCAGCCGGGACTGGAAAATCCCTCCATCCAGATCCACGGTGTGGGTACCTTCAGTGCCGCGGGTAATAACCCCCTGGTGCTGATCGACGGGATACCGGGTTCTCTCACCAATATCAATCCCAATGCCATTGAAACTATTTCTGTGTTAAAGGACGCCGCTTCTGCTGCTATTTACGGGGTGCAGGCGGCCAATGGAGTGATACTGGTGACCACAAAGGCCGGTACCAAAGGCCGGCTGAATGTGGATTATTCCTACAACTGGGGGTTGCAAAAACCGTTGGGTGTGCCAAAGCTGATCTGGAACTCGGTGGAGTTTATGGAGCTCAGCAATGAGGGCATCAACCGCACCGGACAGAACCTAAGTAAACTCTATTCGCAGGCACAGATCGATGCCTACCGCAATGGTAACGGATCTGCGCAGTATCCCAATACGGACTGGACCGAACTGATGTTTAAAAATGCGCCGATACAGCAGCATTACCTGAGTGTGAACGGAGGAGAGGGCAGGACAACATACAATTTCGGCCTGGGCTACCTGGACCAGGACGGGATCCTGATAAAAACCGGCTATAAACGCTACAATGCCCAGTTCAATTTCCGCACCCAGATGAGCAAGGTGATCAGCTTTGGCAGTAATATCAGCTTTATGCAGGGCAACCGAATGGATCCCTTCAGCAATACCGAGAACCTGGTGCTGAGCATTTATGCCCAGCATCCGCTGTGGTCGCCCTACCTGCCCGATGGCAGCGGCCGGGTAACCAGCAAGGCCTACGATTTTGAAACTACCAACCAGAACGCCTATGCCGTAATGCAGACGAGCAAGGACTACAACAAGGCATACAGTGTAATGGCCAATAGCTATATTGATGTGAACATTGCAAAAGGGCTGAAGGCGCAGGTAAAGGGCGGGGTAACCTATAATACCGATAAACAGACGCGGCAGAATATACCGTTGCCTACCTTCCTGTTTCAGCCGGATGTCAGCGGGGTTTATGCGCCACAGCAAAACTACCTGGGTACCTATATAACGCTTACAAAGACCCAGCAGGAAGACATTCATTATACCTTTTATTCCACCCTTACCTACGACCGGGTGTTTAATGATGTGCACCACTTTACGGCACTGGGCGGATACAGCCAGGAGAATTTTAATTATGAGCAGCTGGCCGGTTTCCGCAGGGATTTCCCTTCAGAGAACCTGCCGGCGCTGAATGCCGGAGGCACTGATGCACAAACCACCAATGGCTACGGCTATGAATGGGCATTGAAGTCGTTCTTCGGCAGATTGAACTATGCCTTCGACAGCCGGTACCTGCTGGAGGTAAGTCTGCGGGAGGATGGATCTTCACGGTTCCGCGAAGGAAAACGCTGGGGTGCCTTTCCTTCCATGTCTGCCGGATGGCGGATATCGCAGGAGAATTTTATGAAGGGGATCAGCTGGCTTTCCAACCTGAAGATCCGGGGCTCCTGGGGGCGGCTGGGTAACCAGAATATTGGTAACTATCCTTATCAGAACCTGCTGGATAATGGTATCTACATTTATGATAAAGTGGCTACCGGCGTGCTGAACGCCAATCTTGCCGACTCAAACATCACCTGGGAAACAACGACGGCTGCCGGCATCGGGCTGGATTTTTCGTTGTTCAATAGTAAACTCTCCGGTACATTCGATTACTTCTCCAAGCAAACCAAAAACATCCTCCGGATAGCGCAGGTGCCGGCCTTTGTGGGTATGGGGGCACCTACCATTAATTCCGGTGCCATGGAGAACAAAGGGTTTGAGTTCAGTCTGGATTACAAGGACCGCTTTGGTGATGTGGATTTTTTTGCAGGTGCCAATTATTATACCTATAAGAACCGCGTTACCAAATTGGGCGCAGAGGAGATACAGAACAATAAGCTGCGGAGAGAGGGGCTGCCCTGGAACTCCTGGTATATGTGGCAATGGACAGGCGTGTTTCAGAACCAGGCACAGATCGATGCCGCACCCAAACAGCAGTATACGCCCAAACCGGGTGATCTGATCTTTGCGGACCTGAGCGGTCCGGATGGAGTTCCGGATAACAAGGTGGATGCTTACGACCGGGTGGTGATCCCGGGGCAGTACCCGAAGTTCAACTATGGCTTTAACCTGGGCGCTGCTTATAAAGGGTTTGACCTTACCCTTTTCTTCCAGGGAGTGGCCGGTATTAAAGTATATACCGATCAGTGGGGATATGGTGCCTTCCGGCAATGGTCGCCACCACCTACCTTCTGGCGCGACCGCTGGACGCCGGATAACCCTACTAATGAGCTGCCCGGTATGTATGTGGATCAATACATGCCGATTACCGCCGCTTCTTCTTTCTGGCTGCAGGATGCGTCCTACCTGCGTTTAAAGAACCTGGTGCTGGGGTATAATTTCAGCAGCCGGCTGTTGCAGAAGCTAAAGGCACAGCAGCTGCGCGTGTACTTTTCCGGGGAGAACCTGCTCACGTTTTCAGATTTTGAAGGCGATCCGGAACGCGTAATTACAGATAATACCAGCGGCCGTTTTGCCATTTACCCGCAGGCCAGCGTGTATACGTTTGGGATTAAAGTCACTTTTTAA
- a CDS encoding RagB/SusD family nutrient uptake outer membrane protein: protein MMIYTIKRIFLWGMLVVLLAGCQKDNFLDKQPFDKITNEVFWTSKNDAELALTGCYSSLRTPAFAIDLSSFSSLQFEGLTDNAYCNSTLDNYTDISRGVITPTIGGIITRVWTDAYKGIARCNWFLGNLHRVPDLTEADKARMKGEAFFLRAFMYNELTMLYGDVPLITEQLGFGPDVFQTKKAPRIDVVKKMIQDLDSAAAGLPDVAYGDGHPVRASALALKARMCLYNSLWQDAADAARKVMDEGRASLAKSYQGIFWGEQENNPEILFSVKASSPTAVHNLDLLYGSRFSMVPLHSLVDCYEMKDGTTPVAPVVPSFYDPKNRMRNDFYQNRDPRLKLTLFTPGDPWAYNPAIGFNNEAKFKAESPSVNNLGMRKYINLTVNDGSGGPAGSSQALVKLRYADVLLMYAEAMVELGGGTTSNPAALKAINDVRARPGIGMPPKAAPLTRAAIRNERRVELAFEGLRYYDIKRWKIGKEVLNGYRDPGNVTRVFEDRFYYWPVPQTEVDMMGPDFQNPDYQ from the coding sequence ATGATGATCTATACGATAAAAAGAATTTTTTTGTGGGGGATGTTGGTGGTGTTACTGGCCGGATGCCAGAAAGATAATTTCCTGGATAAGCAGCCCTTTGATAAAATAACCAATGAGGTTTTCTGGACCTCAAAAAATGATGCCGAGCTGGCGCTTACCGGTTGCTACAGTTCGCTCCGGACACCTGCTTTTGCGATCGACTTGAGTTCCTTCTCTTCCCTGCAGTTTGAAGGGTTAACGGACAATGCCTACTGCAACTCCACGCTTGATAATTATACGGATATTTCAAGAGGGGTGATCACGCCCACTATCGGCGGTATCATCACCCGTGTATGGACGGATGCTTATAAAGGCATTGCCCGCTGCAACTGGTTCCTCGGAAACCTGCACCGCGTACCGGACCTGACGGAGGCAGACAAAGCGCGCATGAAGGGAGAGGCCTTTTTTTTACGGGCGTTTATGTACAATGAGCTGACCATGCTGTATGGGGATGTACCGCTGATCACAGAACAGCTGGGTTTTGGTCCGGATGTGTTCCAGACCAAAAAAGCGCCCCGCATAGATGTGGTAAAAAAAATGATACAGGACCTGGACAGCGCTGCTGCCGGACTTCCTGATGTGGCCTATGGCGACGGGCACCCGGTGCGCGCTTCAGCCCTCGCATTAAAAGCAAGGATGTGTTTGTACAACAGCCTGTGGCAGGATGCTGCGGATGCTGCAAGGAAAGTGATGGATGAAGGCAGGGCATCACTGGCAAAAAGCTACCAGGGGATCTTCTGGGGCGAGCAGGAGAACAATCCCGAGATCCTGTTCTCCGTAAAGGCCAGCAGTCCCACCGCGGTACACAACCTGGACCTGCTCTATGGTTCCCGGTTTTCGATGGTGCCGCTGCACAGCCTGGTGGATTGTTATGAAATGAAAGACGGTACCACTCCTGTGGCACCCGTTGTGCCTTCGTTCTACGATCCGAAGAACCGGATGCGCAATGATTTTTATCAGAACCGGGATCCCCGGCTCAAACTGACCCTTTTTACCCCGGGAGATCCGTGGGCCTATAATCCTGCGATCGGGTTTAACAACGAGGCCAAATTCAAAGCCGAATCGCCTTCTGTAAATAACCTGGGTATGCGGAAATACATCAACCTTACCGTGAACGATGGTTCCGGCGGACCGGCGGGCAGCTCCCAGGCGCTTGTAAAGCTGCGCTATGCCGATGTGCTGCTGATGTATGCAGAAGCGATGGTGGAACTGGGTGGCGGTACCACCAGCAATCCGGCGGCATTAAAAGCGATCAATGATGTACGGGCACGGCCGGGTATAGGCATGCCTCCCAAAGCGGCACCCTTAACGCGGGCCGCCATCCGTAATGAACGCCGGGTGGAGCTGGCTTTTGAAGGCTTGCGGTATTATGATATTAAACGCTGGAAAATAGGGAAAGAAGTATTGAACGGCTATAGGGATCCGGGTAATGTGACCCGGGTATTTGAAGACCGTTTTTATTACTGGCCGGTCCCGCAAACCGAAGTGGACATGATGGGCCCGGATTTCCAGAACCCCGATTATCAGTAG